The Diadema setosum chromosome 1, eeDiaSeto1, whole genome shotgun sequence genome has a window encoding:
- the LOC140235697 gene encoding uncharacterized protein gives MLESLEVGCEYNHVRLAKCEEASVEKKGKISQSSHHFALKLGSVNYYPPEGHTCVLLDSKCEEEKRFIFLGGSRTGEPASIPFSSNLVEVRVKLSEDDVEIMSAVTCRTSGSTIPYLQSHGMAARHTGDILVWGGLDLSFNSTSSKDLYVIKETSKSAKSPSFDITTVQLEESATPSKKGKLLCFQGGNVPSGRAGHTFTKIGNDKFVVFGGYKHRDCYLPGQGDRFTPSCDDGKFYLLDGDNYRWNHIASIPEVKGRCFHSAAFMEDTGELVLVGGVQYEGAVPIKRMAINEAMILSTSFISGVMTFSLRNVILDMSPLDITFLSFHSCTILNNQILVIGGYHQEDERNTDYNQSPNISSAVYVLDPMAKTCKKLQDTVSDDFATAGHTSHVLEEDCVIVMGGTSKQFCLLTGRDFTPPSCELPECNIEDRDDQGISWIDCDKCKKWFHRFCVKLKRAPKKYICPLCKARR, from the exons ATGCTCGAGTCACTAGAAGTCGGTTGTGAATACAATCATGTCCGCTTAGCCAAGTGCGAAGAGGCCAGCGTtgaaaagaaggggaaaatttCCCAAAGCAGTCATCACTTTGCTTTGAAACTAGGTAGCGTTAATTACTATCCACCAGAAGGGCACACATGTGTTCTGTTAGACAGTAAATGCGAGGAGGAAAAACGGTTTATCTTTTTAGGTGGATCACGAACAGGGGAGCCAGCATCCATaccattttcatcaaacctgGTGGAAGTACGGGTGAAACTTAGTGAGGACGACGTTGAAATAATGTCCGCTGTAACTTGCAGAACAAGTG GTTCAACTATACCATATCTCCAGTCTCATGGAATGGCTGCCAGACACACTGGAGACATACTTGTATGGGGAGGACTTGATCTCAGTTTCAACAGCACTTCATCAAAGGACCTCTATGTCATCAAAGAGACCTCTAAATCGGCAAAATCACCATCTTTCGACATAACAACCGTGCAACTAGAGGAGAGTGCCACACCCAGCAAAAAGGGAAAACTGCTTTGTTTTCAAGGAGGCAATGTTCCATCAG GTAGGGCTGGTCACACATTCACAAAGATAGGAAACGACAAGTTTGTCGTCTTCGGTGGCTACAAACACAGAGACTGTTATTTACCTGGCCAAGGAGATAGGTTCACCCCATCTTGTGATGATGGTAAATTCTATCTTCTTGATGGGGACAACTACAGGTGGAATCACATAGCATCAATTCCAGAAGTAAAGGGCAGATGCTTTCATTCAGCTGCATTCATGGAAGACACTGGAGAACTAGTACTTGTGGGGGGAGTTCAGTATGAAGGGGCAGTTCCTATCAAACGTATGGCAATTAATGAAGCAATGATTCTCAGCACTTCGTTCATCTCAGGCGTAATGACATTTTCACTTCGAAATGTCATCTTGGACATGTCTCCCTTGGACATCACCTTCCTCTCCTTTCACAGCTGCACAATTCTAAACAACCAAATACTAGTTATAGGTGGTTACCATCAAGAAGATGAAAGGAATACAGACTATAACCAGTCACCTAACATTTCCTCTGCTGTCTACGTGTTGGATCCCATGGCCAAGACATGCAAAAAATTACAAGATACAGTGAGTGATGACTTTGCAACAGCTGGACACACATCTCACGTTCTGGAGGAAGATTGTGTCATTGTGATGGGTGGAACATCTAAGCAATTCTGTTTACTTACAGGGAGAGATTTTACACCGCCATCATGTGAACTGCCTGAATGCAACATTGAAGACCGTGATGACCAAGGAATATCATGGATTGACTGTGACAAGTGTAAAAAGTGGTTTCACAGGTTCTGTGTGAAACTAAAACGAGCTCCAAAGAAGTACATTTGTCCATTGTGTAAAGCAAGGCGTTAA